The following proteins are encoded in a genomic region of Equus caballus isolate H_3958 breed thoroughbred unplaced genomic scaffold, TB-T2T haplotype1-0000016, whole genome shotgun sequence:
- the LOC111772188 gene encoding ral guanine nucleotide dissociation stimulator, whose translation MFSCCLPSCGGSGFRKAKKKSLFSHYRHWLGPHLHRLCPIGRRITQSCTQEVVEELADGFGYSISLDRDQLHRATINNQGCSESEDESTLSVTEACRMRALQAGMMQRLSETVLPAFPSRVLCSVITSLCSYSGSSTAHQVLDQLFPRSHLPSIPGDALIPFGTHGGSLAHCVRDAGGQDHLPNAIYFLLGTWLGQGQDCREPLRFPSWTLQLATLHVSFGGSHVEGHAYLLPGHLEHLKAIEAERKEPAPKLLPLPEPEPVPAPGLEPAAPPVSPRVVELEPAAPESATPGPEQGPPLEAAPEPSCPWAVTTEDQLREEKLNILDFPPQLVAEQLTRMAAELFKTLVPAHCLGSIWSERDNRERESLAPTVRDTVMHDNTVANCILVTCLGDASMTAQDRARVVELWIRVAEECRGLGNFCSLHTILSALQSPAIARLQDTWGQVSRESSRTWKKWVRREKRVSRELLVQEATSVLKTAERARQGAQERQRQQGVIPSLVTIFHSLELLDATMEDYVEGNVLNCRKWNEQFKLMDEIELLQEAANLYTVQPDEHFGAWFQAVEPLSKEESYSLSCQLEPRYHWVRKIRLFFKGKKNRSGQNTRPPTKGPVVVVDDPPETS comes from the exons AtgttctcctgctgtctcccgagttgtggaggctctggcttcaggaaagccaagaaaaagagccttttcagtcactatagacactggcttggccctcacctgcaccgcctCTGTCCAATTGGCAGGAGGATcactcag agctgcacgcaggaggtggtcgaagagctggcggatggcttcgggtactccatctccctggacagggaccagctgcaccgcgccaccatcaataaccagggctgctctgag agtgaagatgagtccactctgtctgtcactgaggcctgcaggatgcgtgccctccaggcaggcatgatgcagaggctctcagagactgtgctgccagccttccccagcagagtcctctgcagtgtcatcacctccctctgcagctactcaggctccagcacagcccaccaggtgctggaccagctgtttcccag gtcccatctaccctccatcccgggcgatgccctcatcccctttgggacacatggaggcagcttggcccattgcgtgcgggatgctggaggacaggaccacctcccaaa tgctatctatttcctgctgggaacctggctgggccaagggcaggattgcagggagcccctgcggtttccctcttggaccctgcagctggccactctgcacgtcagctttggtggctcccatgtggagggccatgcctaccttctgccaggccacctggagcatctcaaggccattgaggccgaacggaaag agccagctccaaagctcctgccacttccagagccagagccagtgccagcccccgggctggagccagctgcacctccagtctcaccacgtgtggtagagctggagccagcagcccctgagtcggccactccaggaccagagcaagggccaccattagaggcagccccagagcccagctgcccctgggccgtgaccaccgaggaccagctgcgggaggagaagctgaacatcttggacttccctccccagctggtggcagagcagctgacgagGATGGCTGCG gagctgttcaagacgtTGGTGCCCGCCCACTGCCTCGGCTCCATCTGGTCCGAGCGCGACAACAGGGAACGCGagtccctggcacccaccgtcCGTGACACTGTGATGCACGACAACACCGTGGCCAATTGCATCCTCGTCACCTGCCTTGGGGACGCGAgcatgacagcgcaggacagggccagggtggttgAGCTGTGGATCAGGGTGGCTGAG GAGTGTCGAGGCCTCGGGAACTTCTGTTCCCTCCACAcaatcctttctgccctgcagagccctgccattgcccgtctccaagacacctggggacaagtttccag ggagagttctcgaacctggaagaagtgggtcaggagagagaaacgcgtgagcagggagctgctggtgcag gaggcgacctccgtgttaaagactgcagagagggcccgccagggagcccaggagaggcagcggcagcag ggtgtcatcccctccctGGTGACGATCTTCCattccctggagctgctggatgctacgatggaggattatgtggag ggcaatgtgctcaactgtcggaaatggaatgag caattcaaactgatggacgagatcgagctgctccaggaggctgcaaatctgtacaccgtgcagcccgacgagcactttggggcctggttccaggccgtggagcccctgagcaaggaggagag ctacagcctgtcctgccagctggagccccgataccactgggtcagaaagattcgactcttcttcaaAGGCAAGAAGAACCGCTCAGGCCAGA acaccagacccccaaccaagggcccagtggtggtggtcgatgaccctcctgagaccagctga
- the LOC138922831 gene encoding ral guanine nucleotide dissociation stimulator-like isoform X1 yields MRALQAGMMQRLSETVLPAFPSRVLCSVITSLCSYSGSSTAHQVLDQLFPRSHLPSIPGDALIPFGTHGGSLAHCVRDAGGQDHLPNAIYFLLGTWLGQGQDCREPLRFPAWTLQLATLHVSFGGSHVEGHAYLLPGHLEHLKAIEAERKEPAPKLLPLPEPEPVPAPGLEPAAPPVSPRVVELEPAAPESATPGPEQGPPLEAAPEPNCPWAVTTEDQLREEKLNILDFPPQLVAEQLTRMAAELFKTLVPAHCLGSIWSERDNREREYLAPTVRDSVMHDNTVANCILVTCLGDPSMTAQDRARVVELWIRVAEECRGLGNFCSLHTILSALQSPAIARLQDTWGQVSRESSRTWKKWVRREKRVSRELLVQEATSVLKTAERARQGAQERQRQQGVVPSLVTFFHSLELLDATMEDYVEGNVLNCRKWNEQFKLMDEIELLQEAANLYTVQPDEHFGAWFQAVEPLSKEERLGLGFVPEWHDSTILLNAAPWLRCVWKNYQHRLAFLSPLRRPTRTPLDSPTCPWVSMSTRPVPVMPRPWRAHCSGSVEGIGLSLTTSARLQQIRGHCYRNNFSSVSRGRNPSGALQKPPGSRQSQRPWMPEMDLSLFFCLCPGLYLLPHLDLQGKPGKPTQTSVFWFLQAEYGKYCSYFG; encoded by the exons gtcccatctaccctccatcccgggcgatgccctcatcccctttgggacacatggaggcagcttggcccattgcgtgcgggatgctggaggacaggaccacctcccaaa tgctatctatttcctgctgggaacctggctgggccaagggcaggattgcagggagcccctgcggtttcccgcttggaccctgcagctggccactctgcacgtcagctttggtggctcccatgtggagggccatgcctaccttctgccaggccacctggagcatctcaagGCCATTGAAGCCGAacggaaag agccagctccaaagctcctgccacttccagagccagagccagtgccagcccccgggctggagccagctgcacctccagtctcaccacgtgtggtagagctggagccagcagcccctgagtcggccactccaggaccagagcaagggccaccattagaggcagccccagagcccaaCTGCCCCTGGGCCGTGACCACCGAGGaccagctgcgggaggagaagctgaacatcttggacttccctccccagctggtggcagagcagctgacgagGATGGCTGCG gagctgttcaagacgtTGGTGCCCGCCCACTGCCTCGGCTCCATCTGGTCCGAGCGTGACAACAGGGAACGAGAGTACCTGGCACCCACCGTCCGTGACAGTGTGATGCACGACAACACCGTGGCCAATTGCATCCTCGTCACCTGCCTTGGGGACCCCAgcatgacagcgcaggacagggccagggtggttgAGCTGTGGATCAGGGTGGCTGAG gagtGCCGAGGGCTCGGGAACTTCTGTTCCCTCCACAcaatcctttctgccctgcagagccctgccattgcccgtctccaagacacctggggacaagtttccag ggagagttctcgaacctggaagaagtgggtcaggagagagaaacgcgtgagcagggagctgctggtgcag gaggcgacctccgtgttaaagactgcagagagggcccgccagggagcccaggagaggcagcggcagcag GGGgtcgtcccctccctggtgacgTTTTTCCattccctggagctgctggacgctacgatggaggattatgtggag ggcaatgtgctcaactgtcggaaatggaatgag caattcaaactgatggacgagatcgagctgctccaggaggctgcaaatctgtacaccgtgcagcccgacgagcactttggggcctggttccaggccgtggagcccctgagcaaggaggagag GCTTGGCTTAGGATTTGTCCCTGAATGGCATGACTCGACCATTCTCCTGAATGCTGCCCCCTGGCTTAGGTGTGTCTGGAAGAATTACCAGCATAGACTGGCCTTTCTTTCACCCTTGAGGAGACCAACGAGAACGCCCCTCGACTCGCCAACCTGCCCCTGGGTTTCGATGTCTACCAGGCCTGTCCCTGTGATGCCAAGACCTTGGAGAGCACACTGTTCTGGCTCTGTGGAGGGAATCGGACTCTCCCTAACTACAAGCGCCAGACTACAGCAAATCCGTGGCCACTGTTACAGGAACAACTTCAGCAGTGTCAGCCGAGGTCGGAACCCTTCTGGAGCTCTCCAGAAGCCCCCAG GGTcaagacagagtcagaggccaTGGATGCCGGAAatggatttgtctcttttcttctgtctttgtccGGGACTGTACCTACTGCCTCATCTCGATTTACAGGGAAAACCTGGGAAACCTACCCAAACAAGTGTGTTTTGGTTCCTGCAGGCAGAATACGGAAAATATTGCAGTTATTTTGGGTGA
- the LOC138922831 gene encoding ral guanine nucleotide dissociation stimulator-like isoform X2, with product MRALQAGMMQRLSETVLPAFPSRVLCSVITSLCSYSGSSTAHQVLDQLFPRSHLPSIPGDALIPFGTHGGSLAHCVRDAGGQDHLPNAIYFLLGTWLGQGQDCREPLRFPAWTLQLATLHVSFGGSHVEGHAYLLPGHLEHLKAIEAERKEPAPKLLPLPEPEPVPAPGLEPAAPPVSPRVVELEPAAPESATPGPEQGPPLEAAPEPNCPWAVTTEDQLREEKLNILDFPPQLVAEQLTRMAAELFKTLVPAHCLGSIWSERDNREREYLAPTVRDSVMHDNTVANCILVTCLGDPSMTAQDRARVVELWIRVAEECRGLGNFCSLHTILSALQSPAIARLQDTWGQVSRESSRTWKKWVRREKRVSRELLVQEATSVLKTAERARQGAQERQRQQGVVPSLVTFFHSLELLDATMEDYVEGNVLNCRKWNEQFKLMDEIELLQEAANLYTVQPDEHFGAWFQAVEPLSKEESYSLSCQLEPRYHWVRKIRLFFKGKKNRSGQNTRPPTKGPVVVVDDPPETS from the exons gtcccatctaccctccatcccgggcgatgccctcatcccctttgggacacatggaggcagcttggcccattgcgtgcgggatgctggaggacaggaccacctcccaaa tgctatctatttcctgctgggaacctggctgggccaagggcaggattgcagggagcccctgcggtttcccgcttggaccctgcagctggccactctgcacgtcagctttggtggctcccatgtggagggccatgcctaccttctgccaggccacctggagcatctcaagGCCATTGAAGCCGAacggaaag agccagctccaaagctcctgccacttccagagccagagccagtgccagcccccgggctggagccagctgcacctccagtctcaccacgtgtggtagagctggagccagcagcccctgagtcggccactccaggaccagagcaagggccaccattagaggcagccccagagcccaaCTGCCCCTGGGCCGTGACCACCGAGGaccagctgcgggaggagaagctgaacatcttggacttccctccccagctggtggcagagcagctgacgagGATGGCTGCG gagctgttcaagacgtTGGTGCCCGCCCACTGCCTCGGCTCCATCTGGTCCGAGCGTGACAACAGGGAACGAGAGTACCTGGCACCCACCGTCCGTGACAGTGTGATGCACGACAACACCGTGGCCAATTGCATCCTCGTCACCTGCCTTGGGGACCCCAgcatgacagcgcaggacagggccagggtggttgAGCTGTGGATCAGGGTGGCTGAG gagtGCCGAGGGCTCGGGAACTTCTGTTCCCTCCACAcaatcctttctgccctgcagagccctgccattgcccgtctccaagacacctggggacaagtttccag ggagagttctcgaacctggaagaagtgggtcaggagagagaaacgcgtgagcagggagctgctggtgcag gaggcgacctccgtgttaaagactgcagagagggcccgccagggagcccaggagaggcagcggcagcag GGGgtcgtcccctccctggtgacgTTTTTCCattccctggagctgctggacgctacgatggaggattatgtggag ggcaatgtgctcaactgtcggaaatggaatgag caattcaaactgatggacgagatcgagctgctccaggaggctgcaaatctgtacaccgtgcagcccgacgagcactttggggcctggttccaggccgtggagcccctgagcaaggaggagag ctacagcctgtcctgccagctggagccccgataccactgggtcagaaagattcgactcttcttcaaAGGCAAGAAGAACCGCTCAGGCCAGA acaccagacccccaaccaagggcccagtggtggtggtcgatgaccctcctgagaccagctga